A genomic region of Penaeus vannamei isolate JL-2024 chromosome 42, ASM4276789v1, whole genome shotgun sequence contains the following coding sequences:
- the LOC138860615 gene encoding myristoylated alanine-rich C-kinase substrate-like: METRTCIVLGAAAASILMLALSLFYFNYRRRPERRRRMTCVALRTCLVCPAVDGADEPSLRASNRQAFQTPGRERPPSPRPRQGPNPMVEFFRSPPIAQPTRVPSPPQETPPRRRAKGRRRRKAHRRSAHPVARRKSLVGACAEAATASGGGGGEGTAAEKECRADATARRADRGENDYARGRGSRRPESRAFRKGSGRRRPVRRGSSVLLEAARFAAVGRTPKPPKQKHSAEGLHRPEDYEEALPVGSPTSSSSASQREILTPPSPPLSPAAAGHPLCLPPGPSASAPPPTPAISPREMVSLLEQQAAASFPVPWVVVSAVAPSELGVWPPRPRHRGRLHPGLCLPRGSVPLTAGDAGEDLAGQGARARKVKAGRSPHPRQSSPNVGSK, encoded by the exons ATG GAGACCAGGACTTGCATCGTCCTAGGAGCGGCGGCAGCTTCGATTTTGAtgctggctctttctctcttctatttcaacTACCGTCGGCGTCCCGAACGTCGCCGGAGGATGACGTGCGTGGCGCTGAGGACGTGCCTCGTGTGCCCGGCGGTTGACGGCGCCGACGAGCCGAGCCTGAGGGCGAGCAACCGCCAGGCCTTCCAGACCCCCGGCCGCGAGCGCCCTCCGTCGCCCCGGCCGCGCCAAGGGCCGAATCCCATGGTCGAGTTCTTCCGGTCGCCCCCGATCGCCCAGCCGACCCGTGTTCCATCGCCGCCGCAAGAGACTCCCCCGCGCAGGAGAGCAAAGGGGCGCCGACGCCGCAAGGCCCACCGCAGGAGCGCCCACCCCGTCGCCAGGAGGAAGTCGCTGGTGGGCGCGTGCGCAGAGGCGGCCAccgcgagcggcggcggcggcggcgaaggcacCGCAGCCGAAAAGGAATGTCGAGCCGATGCCACCGCCAGGCGCGCCGACAGAGGAGAGAACGACTACGCCCGCGGGCGGGGGTCGCGACGCCCAGAGAGCAGAGCGTTTCGGAAAGGAAGCGGCCGGCGGAGGCCAGTCAGGAGAGGCAGTTCGGTCCTTCTAGAGGCGGCTCGCTTTGCGGCGGTGGGGAGGACGCCCAAGCCCCCGAAGCAGAAGCATTCCGCAGAGGGACTCCATCGCCCCGAGGACTACGAGGAGGCGCTGCCAGTTGGCTcgccgacctcctcctcctccgccagtcAGCGGGAGATCCTgactcctccttcgcctccgctcAGCCCAGCTGCCGCAGGacaccccctctgcctcccccccggTCCTTCAGCCTCCGCGCCGCCCCCGACGCCCGCCATCAGCCCGAGGGAGATGGTCAGCCTCCTGGAGCAGCAGGCGGCCGCGTCCTTCCCCGTGCCGTGGGTCGTGGTCAGCGCCGTGGCCCCGAGCGAGCTCGGCGTGTGGCCGCCCCGCCCGCGCCACAGGGGCAGGCTGCACCCGGGACTGTGCCTCCCTCGGGGGTCAGTGCCGCTCACGGCGGGCGACGCGGGGGAGGACCTCGCTGGTCAAGGAGCAAGGGCAAGGAAGGTCAAAGCAGGCCGTTCACCCCACCCACGCCAGAGCTCACCCAACGTGGGGTCAaagtaa